Proteins from a genomic interval of Paenibacillus sp. FSL R5-0623:
- a CDS encoding fatty acid desaturase produces MNRSKEMALKKEVTPYEKNDLRLSIRQLINTLLPLFLLWAAAYFSLSVSYWLTFPIALVASGFVLRTFIIFHDCCHGSFFKSKRANDILGTITGVLTVTPYQQWKNEHSIHHATSSNLDKRGVGDIWVMTVDEYKAASPWGRLFYRIYRNPFVLFCIGPIYVFLLAYRFNRKGARRKERINTHLTTVLIVVLYAFMSWLVGWQAFVMVQAPIFFFSGFFGIWLFYVQHQFEETYFEHEDEWSYVKAAVEGSSYYKLPKLLQWISGNIGFHHVHHLSPRVPNYFLEEAHNATPPLQKATTITLRSSLVALRFRLWDEDSKQFISFRQLKNLSRKPYVQPPIRVTNPAGLTEKP; encoded by the coding sequence ATGAACAGATCAAAAGAAATGGCCTTAAAAAAAGAAGTTACCCCCTACGAAAAAAATGATCTCAGATTAAGTATCCGCCAGTTAATCAATACATTGCTCCCGCTCTTCTTGTTATGGGCTGCAGCTTACTTTAGCTTATCGGTCTCCTACTGGCTGACCTTCCCGATTGCCTTGGTGGCATCCGGATTTGTACTTCGGACCTTTATTATTTTCCATGACTGCTGTCATGGTTCATTCTTCAAGAGCAAACGCGCCAATGATATTCTCGGTACCATTACTGGTGTATTAACAGTTACACCCTATCAGCAGTGGAAAAACGAGCATTCCATCCACCACGCAACAAGCAGTAATCTTGATAAACGTGGTGTAGGTGATATCTGGGTTATGACGGTTGACGAATACAAAGCAGCTTCTCCTTGGGGACGTCTCTTCTATCGGATTTATCGTAACCCGTTTGTATTGTTTTGTATCGGACCCATTTATGTGTTTCTGTTGGCTTACCGTTTTAACCGCAAAGGTGCTAGACGTAAAGAACGTATCAATACACACCTGACTACCGTATTGATCGTAGTGCTCTATGCATTCATGTCATGGTTAGTTGGATGGCAAGCTTTTGTAATGGTGCAGGCACCTATCTTCTTCTTCTCCGGTTTCTTTGGGATCTGGCTGTTCTACGTTCAACATCAGTTCGAAGAGACGTATTTTGAACATGAAGATGAATGGAGTTATGTAAAAGCAGCTGTTGAAGGCAGTTCTTATTACAAATTGCCAAAATTATTGCAATGGATCAGTGGTAATATCGGGTTCCACCATGTGCATCACTTGAGCCCACGTGTACCTAACTATTTCTTGGAAGAAGCACATAACGCAACACCACCTTTGCAAAAAGCAACAACTATTACACTACGTTCCAGTCTGGTTGCCCTGCGCTTCCGTCTGTGGGATGAAGATTCCAAACAGTTTATTAGCTTCAGACAGCTCAAAAACTTATCCCGCAAGCCGTATGTTCAACCGCCTATCCGAGTAACCAATCCAGCGGGTCTGACAGAGAAGCCTTAA